A genomic stretch from Candidatus Sysuiplasma jiujiangense includes:
- a CDS encoding ribonuclease P protein subunit, translated as MINLKERGFLRGEFIGESVVVCDSSMKEMARGTVVWETKNMVHIGNPERKFSKKGHMFIFQTENGRAVVEGAKIAFRPEDRIKRLR; from the coding sequence GTGATTAATCTGAAAGAAAGAGGTTTTCTCAGGGGCGAATTCATAGGCGAAAGTGTTGTCGTCTGCGACAGCAGCATGAAAGAGATGGCGAGAGGAACTGTCGTCTGGGAAACAAAGAACATGGTGCATATCGGCAATCCTGAAAGGAAATTTTCCAAGAAGGGGCACATGTTCATCTTTCAGACGGAGAACGGCAGGGCAGTGGTGGAAGGTGCAAAGATAGCGTTCAGACCCGAGGACAGGATAAAGAGGCTGAGATGA
- the yciH gene encoding stress response translation initiation inhibitor YciH, producing MAGICPTCGLPEELCMCEQIAREQQSIVVYTDNRRYGKVVTVVEGFNTSDIDIEALAKKLKMKCASGGTVKDGRIELQGDHKRRVKETLDEMGFNATVR from the coding sequence ATGGCAGGAATATGTCCAACGTGTGGTTTACCCGAAGAACTGTGCATGTGCGAGCAGATAGCAAGAGAACAGCAGTCTATAGTCGTTTACACAGACAACCGGCGCTATGGCAAGGTCGTGACTGTGGTTGAAGGATTCAACACTTCAGACATAGATATCGAGGCTCTGGCGAAGAAGCTGAAGATGAAATGTGCGTCCGGCGGAACTGTCAAGGACGGCAGGATTGAACTTCAGGGAGATCATAAAAGAAGGGTCAAGGAAACGCTGGATGAAATGGGTTTCAATGCCACTGTCAGGTGA
- the rpmC gene encoding 50S ribosomal protein L29 produces the protein MSLVKAKEVRAMRKEERAQKLKQLRDELMTERGLSAMGGAPADPGKIRALRKQIARILTVEREEES, from the coding sequence ATGAGTCTTGTGAAGGCAAAGGAAGTCAGAGCCATGAGGAAGGAAGAAAGGGCTCAGAAGCTGAAGCAGCTCAGGGATGAGCTGATGACAGAGAGAGGTCTTTCCGCGATGGGTGGTGCGCCCGCAGACCCGGGCAAGATAAGGGCGCTGAGGAAGCAGATAGCGCGCATACTCACGGTGGAAAGGGAGGAAGAAAGTTAA
- a CDS encoding 30S ribosomal protein S17, with amino-acid sequence MVTRDIGVTKWKPAAECSDSKCPYHGRLSVRGQSIIGRVVSAKMKGTVIVENEHRKFSHKYERYERRRRRYPAHLPGCIQIREGDEVRIMECRPLSKTVSFVVIERSGSA; translated from the coding sequence ATGGTAACAAGGGATATAGGCGTAACAAAATGGAAGCCGGCTGCAGAATGCAGCGACAGCAAGTGCCCCTATCATGGAAGACTGTCCGTGAGGGGCCAGTCGATAATCGGCAGGGTGGTTTCGGCAAAGATGAAGGGCACCGTCATTGTCGAGAATGAGCACAGGAAGTTCAGTCACAAGTATGAGCGGTATGAGCGGAGGAGAAGGCGGTATCCTGCCCATCTCCCGGGGTGCATCCAGATCCGGGAAGGGGATGAAGTAAGGATAATGGAGTGCAGACCTCTGAGCAAAACAGTGAGCTTTGTCGTCATAGAGAGGAGCGGATCAGCATGA
- a CDS encoding 50S ribosomal protein L2 — MGKRLRTQRRGEGSPNYRSPSFRHLAPGRHPQIREGKGKVMDILHAPGRSTPLMLVDFGGQKEYLIAAEGSFVDQEIAVGQEAPIERGNIIPVGSIPEGTLIYNIELKPGDLGKLVKTAGTSATVISHGTETTVQLPSGGFKRINNRCYAAIGVPAGSGRIDRPYAKAGKKYHALSSKAKTHIKVSGVSMNPVNHPFGGGSHPHVGRPSTVPRGARPGQKVGRLSPQRKKKE; from the coding sequence ATGGGAAAGAGATTAAGAACGCAGAGAAGAGGCGAGGGTTCTCCGAACTACAGGTCACCCAGTTTCAGGCATCTCGCGCCCGGAAGGCATCCCCAGATCAGGGAGGGCAAGGGAAAGGTCATGGACATACTGCATGCGCCGGGAAGGAGCACGCCCCTGATGCTTGTCGATTTCGGCGGACAGAAGGAATATCTCATTGCTGCCGAAGGCTCGTTTGTTGACCAGGAAATTGCGGTGGGGCAGGAGGCACCGATTGAGAGGGGAAATATAATACCCGTAGGCTCCATCCCGGAAGGGACTCTCATCTATAACATAGAGCTGAAACCGGGAGATCTCGGGAAGCTTGTCAAGACAGCGGGTACGTCGGCGACCGTGATCAGCCATGGGACCGAGACAACAGTCCAGCTTCCTTCGGGCGGCTTCAAGAGGATAAACAACAGGTGCTATGCCGCAATCGGTGTTCCCGCGGGCAGCGGCAGGATTGACAGGCCGTACGCCAAGGCCGGCAAAAAGTATCACGCTCTTTCTTCCAAGGCAAAGACACACATTAAGGTGAGCGGCGTTTCAATGAATCCCGTCAACCATCCGTTTGGCGGCGGTTCACATCCTCATGTCGGCAGACCGAGTACAGTTCCGCGCGGCGCAAGGCCCGGGCAGAAGGTTGGCAGGCTGTCGCCTCAAAGGAAGAAGAAGGAGTGA
- a CDS encoding 30S ribosomal protein S19: protein MAEETLESKLAKKRTGKKRSKVTVRRKKEFTYRGHSLEEMLGMTLAEILPILPARARRSYKRGLNREQQSFVDRLKSSNGEAVKTHRREIFILPDFVGKKVAVYNGKEFKEVEIKAEMIGHALGEFAQTRRFTKHSGPGVGATRGSKFLPLK, encoded by the coding sequence ATGGCTGAAGAAACACTCGAAAGCAAGCTGGCCAAGAAGAGGACAGGGAAGAAGAGGTCCAAGGTCACAGTCAGAAGAAAGAAGGAATTCACTTACCGCGGACACTCGCTGGAGGAAATGCTCGGCATGACACTTGCGGAAATTCTGCCGATCCTTCCTGCCAGGGCAAGGCGTTCCTATAAGAGGGGTCTCAACAGGGAACAGCAGTCATTCGTGGACAGGCTGAAATCATCGAACGGCGAGGCAGTGAAGACACACCGGAGGGAGATATTCATACTTCCGGACTTTGTCGGCAAAAAGGTTGCAGTCTACAACGGAAAGGAATTCAAGGAAGTTGAAATCAAGGCCGAAATGATAGGCCATGCACTTGGAGAATTTGCGCAGACCAGGCGTTTCACGAAGCATTCGGGACCGGGTGTCGGTGCGACCAGAGGCTCCAAATTCCTGCCGCTCAAATGA
- a CDS encoding 30S ribosomal protein S3: MSGERKFINENTRRVLLKEYMMKEVDRAGFGGIDIQRTPLGTRVTLVTERPGLVIGRKGGVIKSLTRQMEELFDFDNPQIEVQEDQNPNLNAQIMAKKLAFALERGWHFRRAGHSTVRRIMDSGARGCQVIISGKLTGQRHRTEKFKEGHIKYCGEPKRLFIREGFAAAKLKLGIIGVKVQIMAPDAKLPDEITISEPGKVGIEVPAEQPPVAEQAAAETAAETPPATADGHENGGEEPK, encoded by the coding sequence ATGAGTGGAGAGAGAAAGTTCATCAATGAAAACACGAGACGCGTACTGCTGAAGGAGTACATGATGAAGGAGGTTGACAGGGCGGGCTTCGGTGGTATAGACATTCAGAGAACGCCTCTGGGCACACGTGTCACGCTTGTGACAGAGCGTCCGGGACTGGTCATCGGAAGGAAGGGCGGCGTGATCAAGTCGCTTACCAGGCAGATGGAGGAGCTCTTTGATTTCGACAATCCGCAGATAGAGGTCCAGGAAGACCAGAATCCCAACCTCAATGCCCAGATTATGGCAAAGAAGCTTGCATTTGCACTGGAGCGCGGATGGCATTTCAGGAGAGCCGGTCATTCTACGGTAAGACGTATAATGGATTCAGGCGCAAGGGGATGCCAGGTCATCATATCGGGAAAACTCACCGGCCAGCGCCACAGGACTGAAAAGTTCAAGGAGGGGCATATTAAATACTGCGGCGAGCCGAAACGCCTGTTCATCAGGGAAGGTTTTGCCGCTGCAAAGCTGAAACTGGGCATCATAGGCGTCAAGGTGCAGATAATGGCTCCCGATGCAAAACTGCCCGATGAGATCACGATCAGCGAGCCTGGAAAGGTGGGAATTGAGGTGCCGGCCGAGCAGCCGCCCGTTGCAGAGCAGGCTGCGGCCGAAACTGCGGCGGAGACACCGCCTGCGACCGCAGACGGGCATGAAAACGGGGGTGAAGAGCCTAAATGA
- a CDS encoding 50S ribosomal protein L22, which produces MSGYTQQTDPDTTSRALVKDIDISPKHAREICRSLRGKKVDTALGYLDDIIELRKAVPFRRFKKQVTHKKGIGPGRFPVKAAKFVKRAIEEAQHNAEYKGLDSDSMRIHTISSHLGQPFDFFRPRAFGRSGQWKRQRVIIEVILEEIK; this is translated from the coding sequence ATGTCAGGTTATACACAGCAGACAGATCCGGATACAACATCCAGAGCGCTTGTGAAGGACATTGACATTTCACCCAAGCATGCGCGCGAAATTTGCCGCTCGCTGAGAGGAAAGAAGGTGGACACAGCGCTCGGATATCTCGACGACATCATCGAATTGAGGAAGGCGGTGCCCTTCAGGCGTTTCAAGAAGCAGGTGACCCACAAGAAGGGCATCGGACCAGGAAGGTTTCCTGTGAAGGCTGCTAAATTCGTGAAAAGGGCGATAGAGGAAGCACAGCACAACGCAGAATACAAGGGACTCGATTCGGACAGCATGCGCATACACACAATAAGCTCTCACCTGGGCCAGCCGTTCGACTTTTTCAGGCCGCGCGCATTCGGGAGGAGCGGGCAGTGGAAGAGGCAGCGCGTGATCATAGAGGTAATACTTGAAGAAATCAAATGA
- the rplX gene encoding 50S ribosomal protein L24, producing MTENRRLQRKRIFTAHVTARRKQMVLPLSEELRKQRNISRVPVRKGDTVVVVKGDSDIRGLEGKVSKVDTRRRKILVDGVTIAKADGKQAARPLAYSNLMIIALAVDQKRNISREES from the coding sequence ATGACGGAGAACAGGAGATTGCAGAGGAAACGTATATTCACCGCCCATGTTACGGCAAGGAGGAAGCAGATGGTCCTGCCGCTGAGCGAGGAGCTGAGGAAGCAGCGGAACATAAGCAGGGTGCCGGTCAGAAAGGGCGACACCGTTGTCGTCGTCAAGGGAGACAGCGACATACGCGGGCTTGAAGGCAAGGTGTCAAAGGTCGACACACGCAGGCGGAAGATCCTTGTTGACGGCGTTACGATTGCCAAGGCAGACGGAAAACAGGCTGCAAGACCGCTGGCATATTCAAACCTGATGATCATCGCTCTGGCGGTTGACCAGAAAAGAAATA
- a CDS encoding 50S ribosomal protein L14, protein MKGLAGKQMRGMNTGGILSVIDNSGAKMAQIIAVPGYHGTIRRYPRAGIGDIVVVTVKKGTPEIRKQVLYAVIVRQRRPFRRSDGTMVQFEDNAAVITTETGEAKGTDIKGPVAREAAERWPRIAAVASMIV, encoded by the coding sequence ATGAAGGGACTTGCCGGAAAGCAGATGAGGGGAATGAACACCGGCGGAATACTTTCAGTCATAGACAATTCGGGCGCCAAGATGGCACAGATAATTGCCGTTCCCGGATATCACGGCACAATCAGGCGTTATCCGAGAGCAGGCATCGGTGACATCGTTGTTGTCACGGTCAAAAAGGGGACGCCGGAAATAAGGAAACAGGTTCTGTATGCAGTGATAGTAAGGCAGAGACGTCCTTTCAGGAGATCAGACGGGACGATGGTCCAGTTTGAGGACAATGCGGCAGTCATAACGACCGAAACAGGCGAGGCCAAGGGAACAGATATCAAGGGCCCCGTCGCGAGAGAAGCTGCGGAACGCTGGCCGAGAATCGCGGCTGTCGCCTCAATGATAGTGTGA
- the rpl4p gene encoding 50S ribosomal protein L4 — protein MAEKKLEEQVTALREGHVFVYSPGGKAADQVQLPVCFSTSYRPDIIRKDVAAAASNRRQPYGPKFRAGMHHSVETWGKGRGVARVQRIKGQSTAAESPNNVGGRRAHPPRPWKDWSMKVNAKERRLARMSALAATANAEIVRSRGHRFSEELSLPVVLEDSIEELSKVAEFEQLLGSLGVVDDIVRVRNGRHVRAGKGKMRNRRYRQPVGPLVVLSSPDVALARSARNLAGVDVITPGQLSTEMLAPGGDAGRLVIFSRKALQNLGGK, from the coding sequence ATGGCTGAAAAGAAACTTGAGGAGCAGGTCACCGCACTCAGGGAAGGACACGTCTTCGTGTATTCACCTGGCGGAAAGGCGGCCGACCAGGTGCAGCTGCCTGTCTGCTTTTCCACATCTTACAGGCCAGACATAATAAGGAAGGATGTCGCGGCAGCCGCATCAAACAGGAGGCAGCCGTACGGACCGAAATTCAGGGCAGGAATGCACCATTCCGTGGAGACCTGGGGAAAGGGCAGGGGCGTGGCAAGGGTCCAGCGCATCAAGGGACAGTCCACTGCCGCAGAGTCTCCAAACAACGTCGGTGGCAGGAGGGCACATCCGCCAAGGCCATGGAAAGACTGGTCAATGAAGGTAAACGCGAAGGAAAGAAGGCTTGCCCGCATGTCAGCCCTTGCGGCAACCGCGAATGCCGAAATCGTCCGTTCCAGAGGACACAGGTTTTCCGAGGAGCTTTCACTGCCTGTTGTGTTGGAAGACAGTATCGAGGAGCTCAGCAAGGTGGCGGAATTTGAACAGCTGCTGGGTTCCCTCGGAGTGGTTGACGATATTGTAAGGGTCAGGAACGGAAGGCATGTCCGGGCTGGAAAGGGAAAGATGAGGAACAGAAGGTACAGACAGCCTGTGGGTCCGCTCGTAGTTCTTTCCTCTCCCGATGTCGCACTCGCAAGGAGTGCCAGGAATCTTGCAGGTGTCGATGTGATCACTCCTGGCCAGCTCAGTACAGAGATGCTTGCTCCAGGCGGGGATGCGGGAAGGCTTGTCATATTTTCCAGGAAAGCACTGCAGAATCTGGGAGGGAAGTAG
- the rplW gene encoding 50S ribosomal protein L23 translates to MPKERKITDEYTVLVHPYVTEKTMNAMSGTSRQNLRDGNRLEFVVRTDATKQEIKQAFEKRFEVKVEKVNVKIRSDGKHAIILLKEGYSAEDIGVRIGVI, encoded by the coding sequence ATGCCGAAGGAGCGGAAGATCACTGATGAGTACACGGTTCTCGTGCATCCGTATGTGACAGAAAAGACAATGAACGCGATGTCCGGGACATCAAGACAGAATCTCAGGGACGGCAACAGATTGGAGTTTGTTGTCAGGACAGATGCGACCAAGCAGGAAATAAAGCAGGCGTTCGAGAAAAGGTTTGAGGTTAAGGTGGAAAAGGTGAATGTCAAGATCCGCTCGGACGGCAAACATGCGATAATACTGCTGAAGGAAGGCTACTCCGCGGAGGACATAGGCGTGAGAATTGGCGTAATATGA